One segment of Triticum aestivum cultivar Chinese Spring chromosome 2A, IWGSC CS RefSeq v2.1, whole genome shotgun sequence DNA contains the following:
- the LOC123185203 gene encoding uncharacterized protein encodes MPEETQGLELRADIKGKADVPIVQVGTSTDGHHKGLDLWIQHFAPATQGEVNTFKIDIPAPSCKEIMLGLGKENEGISSTAHSSSRTGSPLKQVSPNKVIQLPLGEAVSRKRRDKEPLVETRERRSDLIKKDNNGYRRKSCDATSCLHCNAIPPIVHNKVVKHLAKTFCKVSEDEVQDKLSKSPKKKGQEDVAKVSKVTGATTP; translated from the exons ATGCCAGAAGAAACACAAGGCTTAGAGCTCAGAGCTGATATAAAGGGCAAAGCAGATGTCCCTATTGTTCAAGTTGGCACTTCCACTGATGGGCACCATAAAG GTTTGGACCTGTGGATTCAGCACTTTGCTCCAGCAACACAGGGAGAAGTAAACACATTCAAAATTGACATACCT GCTCCAAGTTGTAAAGAAATAATGTTGGGTCTGGGAAAGGAAAATGAGGGTATAAGCTCTACTGCTCACTCCTCAAGTAGAACTGGAAGCCCACTCAAGCAAGTGTCCCCCAATAAAGTCATCCAGTTGCCACTAGGTGAAGCTGTCTCAAGGAAAAGAAGAGATAAAGAGCCGCTTGTGGAGACTCGAGAAAGAAGGAGTGATCTAATTAAGAAAGACAACAATGGTTATAGAAGGAAATCATGTGATGCTACCTCTTGCTTACATTGTAATGCTATTCCACCCATTGTGCACAACAAAGTGGTAAAACATCTGGCAAAAACATTTTGCAAAGTGTCTGAGGATGAGGTACAGGACAAGCTTTCAAAGAgtcccaagaagaagggccaagaggATGTGGCCAAGGTCTCCAAGGTCACTGGTGCTACAACTCCTTAG